The Theobroma cacao cultivar B97-61/B2 chromosome 2, Criollo_cocoa_genome_V2, whole genome shotgun sequence genome includes the window atttatgtatctttgaaaattttatgcgTAAATTACTTCTGTAGTCCCTAAACTTTGAGTTAAATATCATTTTGGTCTCTGTAATTTAAAAAGTATCTTGTTGGTCTTTATACTTTTGATGGTGTaacaaaatgattttttttattaatattttaaagtcTAACGTTAGGTACCAACTTGTAACACATGTTTAACACATGATTAAGGATATAATCGAGTCGAGACAAGTCAAGCGGAGTTGATCCAATGTCAAACTTGAGCTCAACTTGATTAAAAACCTTGAAACTGAACTCGATTGAGCTTTACATTTTTATGCTCAAGATCAActtgaaatttaattaagcTATTTGGATTCGACTTAATTAGACTCGattatcattaatttataaaaaaatttcaaaactctaTTGGAACTTGGGCTTGAATTTGATATAAaaactcaaataaaattttaaaatatataaataaatattttattacatttatatatatacaatattaaaaaattcaaaagcttGCGAGCCACTCAGGTAGACTGTTACAAAACTTTAATTCGGCTTGATAAAAAGCAATTGAATTAGAGTATTCTTCAAGTCCAATATGAGTAGCTCATGAGTAGATTGACTCATTGATATTCCTATGCATACCAAATACGTGTAATATGATGTGTAGAAGAGTAATTACATGGATTttacatttcatttttttacttttcatttttattttcttttttctctcttcctcttGCTCTCTCTCTTCCATCGACCAAAGGTCGGTTGACAATGGTAGAGGGTCGTATTTGGCTCAACCAACTTTGTGACCACTATTGAAGCTAAATACAGTCTTTTACCATCACTAACTGATCTTTAATCAATagtgaagagagagagaaaaagagaagaaagaaaaaaaatacagatataaaattaaaatattaaagaacaaaacgaaaaaatataatttaaaataaataagttttatattttatatttttaataaatattctttacttttcttttataatataaaatttttaaattaaattaaataaaaaaatttcaaaaaaataggCAATGTACAAACGAGCTTACATGTGTTAGATACATGTCACTTAACGAAAATACTGATAAAAAGATTGATTTTGTTATAATGCTGAAGGTTTAGGAATCAAtgagttaatttttaaattataggGACTAAAATGATATGAGCCCAAAACTGTAGGAACCACCGGTAATTGACTCAAAATTTGCCCAAAGTTCTAGAAAGTGaaattttcctctcttttcttctccaCACTTCGTACGTCAAGTCAGACGTTATGGGTTGGAATTAAACCTATAGCcgctcttttcttcttcttacgATACTCCAAAATTCTCTTCCTGATTTGTCTATTTTTATGCTCTAGAATTTCTTAGAGGGGGCAGTTTTACTTTggttgaatttaaattcgtAATATGAATTGGATTTATACCTAATTAAAGCTTGACCACgtgatttattaaaaaaaaaaaaaaaaaaaaaaaaaaatgtggcAGCTTTAGAAACATGATTTTGTTTAACGTGCTTTGGCATCGTCAACGCCTCGCCATATTATGATTACCATGTAATCAAACATCTACCGTGCGTAATTATGATTACACATGTGAAGGATGTAGGGATGCTAACTGTTTTAGAGGGCAAAAGGATACTAGGATTTTAAGAATAGGAGTTTGACTCTATTCATATACTGATCATCCATCTTAATCCTTGGTTTAagttataacttataattatACCAACAGCCATTGATTTTGGGATGAAATTagaatctcaacaataaataagactaagttatgtggtcctaaaatgttgttaactagccccttttttaaaaaaaaaaattagtaaaattaATGATCATATATATCTGCATTCTGAAATATAGACCAACAACCCAAACCCAAAAATTAGCCTAATTATAATACTatacaaaaaatgaaatattgtcacaaaatcatgaaaattactatatatatttctcCTAGACCTTGGCAAattaaatatgaagaaaaGGCATAATGAGGTGCATCAAATTCAGGGAGCAAAACTTGTAATGCAAAATTATGATGACTTATGGCATGCTCTTAGGGCATGCCAAATGGATGAGTGAGTGGTCCAATTTGGTCAAGGTCATGTTTATGGCAGCAAACCAATGGCAAATGGGGTCCTTCAAGAATGATGACGGTTCAGCTCATAAGTAATAATCAATCATGTTCTCCATTTGAATgagtaaaattttcaacattagCCCCCTCAAAGCAACAACGAATggatatatattaattatatgttCCCAacaaaaatagtaataaaaataaaaagaagacgcaataaattaaattaaaaagattttgCACATTAATTAAAGGTAGAGGGTGGGTTGGGGGGTGGACGGCTAGCgtttataaataaatgaaagtataaaagagaaaagtaaGAATCTAAGCATGACAATTGGTGAAGGGAGAAGGTTGTGCAGTGAGCTTTGGTTGGACATGGCAACTTTACGGGTAAAGTTAGTTCACTATCCAAGTCCACTGTTTAATCTACACGAGTTTCTTCTTTGCAAGGACAACTGTGTGCAGCTGGTCATTGTCATCTCACCATCTCACAGCAACAAACGTGCCGTTGAGGTTACCCTGTTGCATGCCATCTTAGTTTGTTCATGCAAAGTTGATATTTAAAAAACATTGTTGGATGTGTGATCACTATTGTTTTTtcgtttcattttcttataattaattaaattggaaAATGGAGATTCGAACTTGGAAAGTCTTTATGTGTTTAGCCACATAAATAGTTACATTGTAAACTTGTACTCacttatacatatatatagaatGGAAAGTTGAGTCTGGACCTCTCACCTCTGATCTCTCTCTCAAGACTTGGTAAAAGTATGAGTTTCATATATATGGCTCCAATCTCTACACCACTTGTCGCTTGCTTCCTGTTTTGGCCAACCTGATGATCAACTGGTTCAATGTTCATGGCCACTACTAAGCTTCACCCTCCTAACTAGCCCtgccaatatatatatattgtcagaTACCATTCGGAGAGGTTGAGGAACCTCACCAGGGTTCAACATATAACTAGCCAACCAAATAACCAATGCAAAACCTACTCTCTGAactgattatatatatacacacacacacaaaactcaataattaattaagttcaagaTCTGATCAAAACCATCAACATATAGAATTTTTAGCTTAACCTGTTAAGCCCTTCTGACACCACAATCAATGTAATTCTTACGTTTCGGCCAAGCAAGTCCTATAATATAGGGCTATATATTGTTTGGAATGGAACAAAAACGACActtagaaaaatgaaaaggaaaacatatGATAATTGGATGCGCCGAGACTAGAGTGAACTCTTAAGAGTGCACAAAGACTAAGTCCTGGACGACAGCCACTGCTTGGAAGCATAGCAACTAAGGTAACAATTCAAGGGTATTGCAATTATGAATAATGATTTATAATAAGTGCAAAACATGCAACACAAGATGTACTAAGACAATCACTTTGTTGAATTTAAATCATACATGTATTCAATGAACTTCGCTATATTTTCAGGCGGAAGAACGAAGTGCAATGGTGCAGGCAGAATCAGCATCCTTGGCAGTTTCCTGCTGCGCTGCAATGAGCATTGTCATGGAAACATTGAATTTCATTCCAAAATTTGCCTCCCAGCTCGATGTCTGGCACCTACTTTGCCCAAAGAAACAAGCTACTCTTCTACTGGGACCTACCCACATGATGAGAACCATATTGAAATCAgcctaaaatataaaaaaaaaaaacacacaagACCTCAGGGTTTGGTTTAGTAAGTACTAACTAGATGTCGTCAATCAAATAAGAATATTGCTCAGATTGAGTCATCAATCACAACTAACAACAACATTGCCCTTCATAAATGTCTAAACATCcagttaaataaattaaagaatattAATGCATAGTATTCTAGTATGCCTCTTAACTATATTCATatgcttttaaaattataatgggGGGGTCATCAATCAACAAGAAGATTGCCTTTGTTTGAAAATTCCAGTTGTCCCCAGTGGGGAATAAATGATTGCCTTGGCGCCTATATGCTTGCCTTTCACTCcaacaaaaaccaaaagctcatttctcttatcttctctttctctctgttTGCAATAGGTTCTCCTTTTTCATCCAACACTGACAGACATTCCCTGTCTGTTCCAATCATCAATTTTGCACTCTATCCGTCCACTCCCCTCCCCCTACTCACTCTCTCCTCTCCACTGAATTTTGCAACTTCAATGGCTTCTCGTGCAATTAAGTCAACAACCGCAAAACAGCTCAAGGAGCATCTCCAAGAGCAACAAGAGCCTTTTACTTTGAGCATATACCTTTCTGAAAGAGGGTATTTGGTGAAATGCTTGAGCTCTAATGGTCGAAATGGTTGCTGCCAGatcaatttatttaagaaCCTGAGCAGACCACGCAGTTACAACTTGAACAAGAAAATGGTTTTAATCTCCACAAGGATCGTCAAGTCGATACTGTACAAACTTGTTTCCTCTAATGACATCCAGGAGCCTTCTTGTCGCAGTGATAAAGCCCACCAAGATGAATTTCAGACTGCAGAAACAAATGGTTTTACCGAGGTGAAGGCTCTAACTCCATTTGGCGCCTTTCCCAGCTGCGCTCCTGAAGAGGAACCTCTGCCTTTGAAACATTGCAGAACTTCTCAAGCCTCAAATGTTGGTTATGTGGAACAACAAAAGGTACTGAAACATCTATTTTAGCTTTTTGTCAAAAAACCTACAGCAAAAAGCTCAGCTACTCGCAGTGTTAAACACAGACAGCTAGAGAGACAAACCCCAATGCATGAGAGATATAAGAAGCAACTCGGTctgttttttcttgttttaagaAAGCGTAAGCTCTTTTTATCTAGCGTCAACTCACATTGCTTGCAGACTCTTACAGATAAAACCTGTCAAAGGACATGCACTCAAGAGAAGCACCTCAACCTTATGTCAATGTTAAATACATTATCATCCGACAAAGGTTagtatctttttctctttttatttttaatctatttGCTTTCTAGAGTTTGACCCTGTGCTTCTCATGGAAACAGTGCATCACATCATAACAAGACAAGAAAGCCTATCAAGTAGGAGTTCCACTCTGACCGAAAATGCTGGAGGAAACTTCATGTTTACAACTTTTCCCTGGAAGTGGCTAGGAAAATCACTAATTGAGAGATACAGCCTCATTGGGttcaaagaatcaaaggagaTAATCGAACCTTGCTCTCCTCAGCACCGGAGAAGCAAAGAGCTTGTGAATAGAAGGAAGCCTTTGTTCAACCTCACAGGGGAACGGGAACCCATCCAGAACAGTGATAGGAAGAATGTCAGAAACAAGTATAACTACATTCACTGGTTCATTGGGGTGGGAAACCCGATCAAAGCAGAGCAAATCTACTCATGCACGAAATACTCTAGAGACTCAAGTATGGATTTCTCTAACACATTAGAAGAATGGAATTATTCCAGGCAAATGCAGAGAAAGATAGGCTTCGAGTTAGGGGATACTATCATGGATGAGATCATTGAGGAAATAATTTACTTACTCCGGCAGTAAAATGGATGAGCTACTCAAGCGCAACAGGCGCAGTCTATGCCCAATTCCATTTCTTTAAACCGAATCATTATTCTGCTACAAAGATAAATGGCTATATGTGTGCACTTCCCCTTGTAAAGTTAAACCAGACACCGAAAGGAACACAAAGAGCATGCAAGTTTACAGGAAAAAGGAGAATAATAAACAGATTTACATATCGACAAAACAAACAAAGGGAAGCAAACAGGAGAACAAATACATAATTTAAAagcataaatttttttctcttttttttttttggtttattttttgGGGGGTGTTGGGTGCTATTAGCTAAAGAAATATACCATGCACTATTTCTGTACAGTGAAAATAATACAGATGACATTGATAATCAAGAATTCAAGGAAGATAGAATCAGAACTGACCTACAAATTTGATAGCTAATGGGACGATGCTAGCTGCACTTAGCGACTGTTACAGACTTCAGAAGCTTACACCATTTGCTATCATTAATttgcaaagaaaaaggaagaattaACAGATAATGCCAAAATCTGTATCCAATTACTAAAATTTAGGTTGCATGACAATCCCAATAACACAACCAAGCTTTAAATTTTTGCTTGAAACATCCCATCACTGGATGGTAACCAATTACTAAAACCTTGAAAGGCTGAAACCATTGCTTACTTCCCCGCCTTGCAAACAAATGAACATATCATTTTATCTTCTAGAAACTGCTAGTTTCTGTCACAACAAACCGTTACCAATCCTTTTAATTATTCCATGGTCATCACTTGAACAAGAAAATTCCAGGTAGTTGATGAAAACAATtatgaaaaactaaaagaaatcACTATCTGTTAACTTTTTGTAATcaataaaccaaaaataaattatgataCTGATACAACATTGCCCTATCAAAATATGTAGATAGGTAAAAAAACAGGCTACCTTCTGTTGCTGAAGTACATTAAACATGCTGACAACTGAATGGAACTATAAATTTGTAGGATAATATAACTACCGACTTTCCCTCTCACCAAATTCCCCATCTTCAAGCTCCTCGTGATCAACATTTCTACGTGAACCATTCCGATGTTCTCTCTTATGTCTTTTATGCCTGTTTTCACTATCTGATTCAGGAGTAGATGCATGCTGCAGCAGTAATGATCATTGATCAAGTGTTCTAAACACACAGTTGGAACCATTTCAAACAAACAAATGGAAATAAATATCATACCCTTTTCGATTTTTTGCGATCACTACCATGCCTGTGGGAATTCTTAGTCCGCTCTTTTTCACTTTCATTCAAATTATCCACAGAACTTTGATGCCGCTTCCGATGTTtcttatcatcatcttttcctgatcttttattttcattgtcaTCATGAATTTCAGCCATATCAACATTTCCTTCCAAAGGTCCCTCCCTCAAGTgttcctctttttctctttcatgccctctctctttttcccttCCATGCTTTGccttccttctctctctatcctctctctccttttccttctttgcctgcaaaataaaagaaaaaataaatcaacttCACGTCCACAATTCTAAGAAAAGAATGTCATTATACACTCTTTTTTACACACTTCCAAACAGCATTGATCAGAGATGGGACAGTCAGCTAATCAAAGTCCAGACACTTTACACGGGATAAGGAAGCACCCTCCACAAAAAAAGGATATTAGATTTGGGGCAACAAGGATATAGTAAATGATTTATGCAGTTTGCTAAGAATTTTCTGGTAACAAACATCACCCAAGAAGTTCATCTGCAAAAATTTTTGTGCGCATATAGTTACTTTAAAGAGTAACACTACCCTCGAGCACATGCAAAGAATAGACTAATGACAAGTCACAGCTTAATGCtaattgaaattcaaaagaaaactaaagcACGGACTTAAGCTTATTTCACAACAAGAAAATGAATGCTCATATTTTAAGTGCAGAAATGGTATGCATTTACATGAGTGAAATTGATCTAATACCTTGTCTTCCTTTCGTCTTCGTTCCTTCTCTTTTGCCTCTTCTTTCAACTCTGTTATGTATTCCTCAAATATCCCCTTGCAGAAGCCTTCATCCCCAATGGAACTACACAAGCATTCAACAAATAAGTTTCATGTAAGCAATATTtgctaaaaaatatatacaatgGTATCAAGAAACTAGGAAGTTAGATGCACAATTTCAGGTAAAGATACTTGgttattatttcttcaaagTCAGTCTTCAATTTCATAGAAATCACATCAGAACAACCATAAAAAAGAAGCATAGACAGACAAAGAACAAAAGTCACAACTATCAGTGGTCCATATCAGTATATCCAGGACCACAAATAACTCTAAGCCTTCCCAATTAATGAAAACTTCGTCAACATTAAGAAAAGGAATCTTGTAGAAAATACTAGGAAAAATGATTTGATATAATGAACAATTATTAGTTATCAAAAATATTGCAGCATAATAAATGTATAACCTAAAACTATCCCAATCCAATCAAACCAGCAAGTACCTGAACTCCTGACTACTTTCAAAATGATATTTGCAATCCTCCCATGTTGAAGATGAAGTAATTTTTTCATCTTCCTGCAACAGGTTCATCAATCAGAtagattgaaaaaaaaattccaaactACTCAACTATTCTACAAAAATGCTAAGATCAAATAgatggaataaaaaaaaaaggtttcctAACTATTTAActattgaataaaaattttaaggaaataGCCTGCCTCACCTTTATAGAAcgtaataaatcataaaagtCATCGGCGAGATGTTTACGTTTCTTAGCTTCTTTCTCCTCCTTCTCCCTGACCCTTTGAAGCAACTCCTCAAAAACTAGCTGCAAAGGTGGATATcatatattcaattaaatactTAGCTAGTTGTCTCacatcttaaaatcaattgatgTCACATAACAATTAAACATCTTAATGCCATATTTTGGACAATAAATCTCCGCACCATATCCTATTTTCAGACCCTTGGCAGTTATATCTATGTGTTGTCAATTCCAAGCAACTGGAATGTCAGATACTTGGACACATACTCACCCGACACTGCACCCAAGTCTGAGCAACATATATATtcattaacaataaaaaaattttggagcAGCCCAAAATTCCAACTGCATGCCCTAGCAAACCACTCTGGcattcaaaagaaaacaagaactGTTAAAAACATGTATATACCTTCAAATTAACATCTGATATAGGTGGAGAGCTAATATCCTCTGCAATGGCAACCTTCAAGTCTTCAAGTGTCCAAGTTGATGCCAAAGAAATCTAAAAACTTACCAGATATTAGATACGAAaaatgttaagggcatttaaGGAAAAACCACTGGATTGCATTGCCATACCTTTCTCAACTTCACTGCATCCTTAACTCGAGCTTTATCATCATGAtactgtaaattaaaaataagtaggCAAGTTATTATGAGCACTATTCATTTGCTCAATGAAAGTAACCATGATTACCAAAACAGCCACAGAAACAATTGTTAGGTACTAGGTACagtttctttcaaaaatacccaTCCCTGCATGTCTTATTGTCCTAACATGAACAGTAGCTGAACCTAAGCACTGAATCCACATTCCATGCACCAAACAAAAAGAGCTAAAAATGTATAAACCAAAGTGACTAGTTAGCAACATGGTTATTTCTGACCAGTTAGATGTTTGatgtttttagtttattttatgagTTTCAACTGTATTTTGAGATTTATAGTATCTTAAGAACCCTTAAGTGgaattttgaacaaagaaattagGGCCATAATTTCTGAGAATATTCTTAAATTGTTTACCATGCAACCAAAATACTTTCTGAAATTGAATTCAGACCTCTTTTGGGTCAAATTCTGCTCTAGAATACCACATACAAACATGGCATTAATGATACCCAGTTAAAGAAATTAACATAGTAAGCAAAGAAAACCAGAGAATACTAAATCTAGTAATAGACATGAATTTTTGTTGAGATTGAATGTAAAATAACATATACTTATAAACACCAAAGCATACAAACCCAGGATCTTCAGTCCAGGAAAGACCAAAGAAAGCCAATGATTTACTACATATTTTAGTAACTTCAGGGTAAACTAGAGAAATTAACCTGAATAGAAAGATAAAGATTTACCTGTTTCTGAAGCTCCTCGGCTACATCTTCAAACAAATCTTTTGGAGTTGAACCTGAGGTGTTGGATGCAACTGCCATAAAGGGGGGTGATTCTTTAACctgaaaacaaaatccattaGACATATCAGAAAGCAAGATAATATATGAAATAGCTAGCTTGTGCACTTTTCTCCCCATGACCAAAACAAACTTGCTTGCTAACCATCATGCAATAATCACGCCAGTGAGTTTTCGCAGTAAGAGTGCCTGCAGCAACATGTCCTTCCATCAACTTGCGGAACTCATCACGATTTTTACGCTCTGCCTTTCTCAGTTCTTCCtattttgataaaagattCAGATCAGACCATAATCCCAAAATCCAGATACCAATCAAAATGGGTAAAGTATATAATTGAGGTCACCTTCTGTATCTTCCTCTGCTcctcttcttccttctctAAATCCCTTAAATATTCCTATAAAACCCTCTTAAAATTAGACACAAAATGCACATAGAAATTGCAAATACAGTAGAAATCACAAATCCTATTGAAAGTCAAATGAAGAATGCTACCTGAAATATTTCCAAGCGGTCGATTTTTTCAAGACGTGAGCACCTTTCGTCAGTCTCCAAGCGGTCCTGAAGTTTACGCCACTGGCTATTTGCCTACAAAGTAATAGTAATACCATAAAGCTCAATATCAACCACAAAtgcaaaacttgaaatttGCTAAAAGGTACCTTAATGAAGTCACAAGATTCCAAAAATTGCCTGTACTCCACTATATTCCGCTTGCGCTGCTCCTGTGCCTTCACTCGTTCCTGCCCAATAAACAAAttcaagaaaatgaaaatcatgGATATGCGACAAAATCTTTTAACCATGGTCTCTGCAACTAGTGCAACACTTCATTCCTATGAGATTTTGACTTAGCATATATAATAAGGACATTTTATCAAATAAGCTCACAATATCTGAATACAAATAAAGACAGTTTTGGGATTATATTTTGTAGACATACAGAATTTACAGATGATAATGCACTTATAAAGGTTGACAGAACAAtataaaattgatatttggGTTCCAGATGGAAGAAGACAAACAAACTTGTGATGGACGTGAACACAAATATTCAAGCATATTTGTGTATATATAACGTAGTTGTTTTGTCAGACTGATATGTGAAAAGAAGGTAGTGAGGGgcatgtatgtatatgttctACAAACACAGCAGCTTAAATGGATGAATTGAGGGGCCGAAATATACCTTTTGCCTGAGTTCATCGATGTAATTctcaaaaatatcttttctATCTTTCTCCCGTTCAACAGCTTTATACCGTTCATCATCTTCAAACATAGCAACTGCTTTGCTGAATGATAGTGCAAAGACTCAATTAGTAAAGACCACTTACTATGCAATGTCCATGATATAGTATAAGATCTAAACCAGAACAACTGTCAATGCTATGTAGGGATAAAGAGAACGCAAACCTCCATCTTGTGGATGATGTCAGCTCCGAGCACTCCTGTACAAGGCCCACAATAATCACAAGagagtaataaaaaatttaaatctagTGAATTGAGATTATAGAATCTCTACTCTCTAGAGCAGTAAATAACTTAACTTACTTCTAGCATTGTTTTATATTCTTCCCGAGCCTTTTTCTGTTTAATGCGCCTTTCCTCAGCctcttgttttttcttttgacccaaaaactaaaaaaaatggggaaaaaatttatgataacaataaataatCCCCATGAAACATGGTGAACAACACAAATTGTCACTTAACACAATTCGAAACCTATCAAGCTACGTGCATGCTGATTATGGGTTCAAATAAAAGTGAAAACAGAGCAAGGATCTACCTcattaaaagcttgtttccGCTCTCCAAGTGTTCTCAGTGCACCATATCTTTTGTCATTAATTATTACTCTCATGGCCTATTATAATCAATATCAATATCAGATTATTTTCAGaaatgtgagaaaaaaattgaagtaagACATAATTCAAACTACCTATTGAATTACCTGATCCCATGACCAGTCAGAACCAACATTTGCACACTCCAATAGAACTTTAAATGCATTTTTAGCCTcctaaaagagaaaataattttgaaaaattggtGTTAGGCACTGCACAAATTAACATTAACAGTGGGATATGGAAAATCCTGGTACATACTTGCTTGCTGGCATAAGTCAAAGGATCTTGATCAATTGCTTTCTCTTCCAATGCATTGTTAATTTTCTCACTCACTACCACATCTTTTACAGTTTCCTGTGAAACAGTACATCACTTATCATCTTGCCAGTTAAGCATATACAGAAGTTATtgcaagaaagaaagataaataaatccaTTGCATACATCTGCATTTTGTGCTGAAAATCCTTCAGCAGTACTAAGCATATCCATAGAAGAAACTTTGCTGATATTATTCCTACACAATGAAAGATCAGAAATGTATTCAAAAAGGGCAAACCAAAGCTACAATAAAATCACTCAAAACCAGATATGATAACAATACATTGGTGCTGTAACAGCATTGACCACTGCGATAGAAGCTTCAGGACTTTCTGAAATAGCAGCAGATGATGTAATGGTATCCGCAGCTGTCCGAACCACATCGACATTGGTCACTGTCGAAGAAGCTCCAACAGGTAAAGCTGATGCAGAAACGACCACAGGTTTTACATCACTAGTAGCAAGAACTGGTGCCACAGGAACTGGACTTGAGGCAGCTCCTTGAATTATTGTAGGTGGTGTATCAGCACCC containing:
- the LOC18608116 gene encoding uncharacterized protein LOC18608116, whose amino-acid sequence is MLAFHSNKNQKLISLIFSFSLFAIGSPFSSNTDRHSLSVPIINFALYPSTPLPLLTLSSPLNFATSMASRAIKSTTAKQLKEHLQEQQEPFTLSIYLSERGYLVKCLSSNGRNGCCQINLFKNLSRPRSYNLNKKMVLISTRIVKSILYKLVSSNDIQEPSCRSDKAHQDEFQTAETNGFTEVKALTPFGAFPSCAPEEEPLPLKHCRTSQASNVGYVEQQKTLTDKTCQRTCTQEKHLNLMSMLNTLSSDKVHHIITRQESLSSRSSTLTENAGGNFMFTTFPWKWLGKSLIERYSLIGFKESKEIIEPCSPQHRRSKELVNRRKPLFNLTGEREPIQNSDRKNVRNKYNYIHWFIGVGNPIKAEQIYSCTKYSRDSSMDFSNTLEEWNYSRQMQRKIGFELGDTIMDEIIEEIIYLLRQ
- the LOC18608117 gene encoding pre-mRNA-processing protein 40A, encoding MANNPQFSGVQPHPPPLVGSMDPPRNFPPPMSAQFRPVVPSQQPQQFVPVAPQPFQPVARGVTVMNSGFSPQTQQPQFPQVMQQLPARPVQPGHIPPAALGISLPTAQPHCHVSPGASLPQPNIQTPNNYVSGGPASHLSSSYPFASSSYGQAPVSHNAMAQYQPMPQLQAPSVSVGGHVGIHVSQSSSSVIPVQQIVEQPSVSTATVPAPSIQPKPTEEASTDWIEHTSANGRRYYYNKKTRQSSWEKPLELMTPIERADASTNWKEFMSPDGRKYYHNKVTNQSTWSIPEELKLAREQVEMASAKGTQSEVSSHIPPPAPPAVKASSGADTPPTIIQGAASSPVPVAPVLATSDVKPVVVSASALPVGASSTVTNVDVVRTAADTITSSAAISESPEASIAVVNAVTAPMNNISKVSSMDMLSTAEGFSAQNADETVKDVVVSEKINNALEEKAIDQDPLTYASKQEAKNAFKVLLECANVGSDWSWDQAMRVIINDKRYGALRTLGERKQAFNEFLGQKKKQEAEERRIKQKKAREEYKTMLEECSELTSSTRWSKAVAMFEDDERYKAVEREKDRKDIFENYIDELRQKERVKAQEQRKRNIVEYRQFLESCDFIKANSQWRKLQDRLETDERCSRLEKIDRLEIFQEYLRDLEKEEEEQRKIQKEELRKAERKNRDEFRKLMEGHVAAGTLTAKTHWRDYCMMVKESPPFMAVASNTSGSTPKDLFEDVAEELQKQYHDDKARVKDAVKLRKISLASTWTLEDLKVAIAEDISSPPISDVNLKLVFEELLQRVREKEEKEAKKRKHLADDFYDLLRSIKEDEKITSSSTWEDCKYHFESSQEFSSIGDEGFCKGIFEEYITELKEEAKEKERRRKEDKAKKEKEREDRERRKAKHGREKERGHEREKEEHLREGPLEGNVDMAEIHDDNENKRSGKDDDKKHRKRHQSSVDNLNESEKERTKNSHRHGSDRKKSKRHASTPESDSENRHKRHKREHRNGSRRNVDHEELEDGEFGERESR